In Granulicella mallensis MP5ACTX8, the sequence GCGGTTGATTTCCGATAAACGCCATTCTCATCATCAAGCGTCCCTGATGATAAGCCGACTCATGAGGATCGGGTGTGATCCCCTTGTCTACGCGATCCAGCTCGAAGGAATCAGAACCGCATGCCTCCCTCGAAACCTTCGACGTTCCACATAGGCTAGACTGTTTGCATTTCTCAGTGAGGTGCCTTGCGCCGTGCGTTTTCGCTATCTGTTCATCCTTTGCCTCTTCCTTGCGCTTTCTCCGTACCTCGCAGCGCAGCAGCTTTCGCCCAATTGGGAAGAACTTACCGGCCCTGACTTTGTTAAAGCCATTCATCAGGCGCAGGGTACCTGCATTCTGCCCATCGGCATTATCGAGAAGCATGGTCCGCAGCTTCCCCTGGGCACCGACCTGCTCAATGTGCGCTTTGCCTCGCTCAATGCCGCAAAGCTGGAGTATGCCGTTGTCTCCCCGGAGTACTATTTTGGGCAGATCTTTGAGGCACGCCATGAGCCTGGCACTATTGCCTACAGCCTCAGCACGCAGCTTGTTCTGCTTCAGGAAACAGTCAACGAGCTTGGGCGCAACGGCTGCCACAAGATCCTCATTGTGAACGGTCACGGCGGCAACAACAGTCTGCTACCGCTCTTCGCTCAGTCTCAGCTCGCGTCGCCACATGACTACGTTGTGTATGTCATGGGCAGCATTCCTCGCGATGGTGCGGGCCGCCCTTCACAGAAGTCGGCCGCCGACCTGCATGCGGGCGAAGCAGAAACCTCGGCAATGCTCGCCAACCGTCCCGACCTGGTTCATATGGAGCGTGCGAAGAGCGAGTCCGGCGCGGACCAGCATCGTCTCACTCTCCCCTCCAGCATCTACACCGGGATCTGGTGGTACGCGCGCTTTCCCAATCACTATGCCGGCGACGGCTCTACCGCCACCGAGGCTCTGGGTGAGTTTGACCAGAAGAACTGGTCGCACGAGATTGCGGAAGCGGTGAAGGCCATCAAGGCCGACGAAGAAAGCGCCCGCCTCCAGAAGGAATTCTTCGAACAGTCCCAGCACCCGATTGATACGCCGCAGTGAACACGCGCTTGAGCGCAAACAGCCAGCTTGCGCCGTCACTGACGATAAGCCGACTAATGAGATGGTCCGCCGCTTGATTCCTCAGCCTCAGTAGAGGGATCGTGGTGGCAGCTTCTATCAAGGAGGATCATCGCTATGCAGATACATTCGGTAGGCATCGACCTGGGCAAGACGACGTTTCACCTCGTGGCGCTGGGAGCGTCGGGCAAGGTGCTGGTGAAGAAGAAGTTCACGCAGCGCCAGCTGCTGACGTACACCGCGAACATGCAGACATCGCTGATCGGGCTGGAAGCTTGCTCAGGCGCCCACTTCCTCGGCCGGGCGCTACGCAAGC encodes:
- a CDS encoding creatininase family protein, which codes for MRFRYLFILCLFLALSPYLAAQQLSPNWEELTGPDFVKAIHQAQGTCILPIGIIEKHGPQLPLGTDLLNVRFASLNAAKLEYAVVSPEYYFGQIFEARHEPGTIAYSLSTQLVLLQETVNELGRNGCHKILIVNGHGGNNSLLPLFAQSQLASPHDYVVYVMGSIPRDGAGRPSQKSAADLHAGEAETSAMLANRPDLVHMERAKSESGADQHRLTLPSSIYTGIWWYARFPNHYAGDGSTATEALGEFDQKNWSHEIAEAVKAIKADEESARLQKEFFEQSQHPIDTPQ